The following are encoded together in the Marmota flaviventris isolate mMarFla1 chromosome 18, mMarFla1.hap1, whole genome shotgun sequence genome:
- the Piezo1 gene encoding piezo-type mechanosensitive ion channel component 1 isoform X2 has translation MEPHVLGAVLYWLLLPCTLLAAALLRISALSLVYLLVLLLLPWLPGPSRHSVPGHPGRLLRALLSLSLLFLVAHLVFQICLHTMPHLDQLLGSNCSFWETVSQHIGVTRLDLKDIPNTTRMVAPDLGVLVVSSICLGLGRRLTRRAQQSQCAQESDDEGDMDVDTGPPAWPQGAPALAPGHRSRLAARLRVTAHWLLVAAGRTLAIVLLALAGIAHPSAFSSVYLLVFLAICTWWACHLPLSPLGFSTLCVMVSCFGAGHLICLYCYQTPLVQAVLPPASIWARVFGLKDFVGPINCSCPNALVLNTSHDWPIYVSPGILLLLHYTVTSLPKLHKYRPSDQRKEVAGQDEEQELELDQLEQGPQGQAGAAAQDREATQRMMPSPPGPDTETDNWIVHDLTSHSPVQHRPLHPRLAELREASPLHGLGHLVMAQSYVCALIAMMVWSITYHSWLTFVLLLWACLIWTVRSRHQLAMLCSPCILLYGLALCCLRYVWALDLRPELPTTLGPVSLRQLGLQHTRYPCLDLGAMLLYTLTFWLLVRQFVKEKLLKKAQLPAVLLQVAVADTEPTQTQTLLRSLGELVTGVYAKYWIYVCAGMFVVVSFAGRLVVYKIVYMFLFLLCLTLFQVYYSLWRRLLKVFWWLVVAYTMLVLIAVYTFQFQDFPAYWRNLTGFTDEQLGDLGLEQFSVSELFSSIFIPGFFLLACILQLHYFHRPFMQLTDLEHVPPVGPHRPRRAHRQDMASEAPLLQEEEEVPRDRGLNVDSPCQATQVPEGTASKWGLVAERLLDLAAGFSEVLSRVQVFVRRLLELHIFKLVALYTVWVALKEVSVMNLLLVVLWAFALPYPRFRPMASCLSTVWSCIIIVCKMLYQLKVVNPQEYSSNCSEPLPNSTNLQRTEINQSLLYRAPVDPANWFGVRKGFPNLGYIQSHLQILLLLVFEAMVYRRQEHYRRQHQLAPLPAQAVCADGTRQRLDQGLLSCLKYFVNFFFYKFGLEICFMMAVNVIGQRMNFMVILHGCWLVTILTRRRREAIARLWPSYCLFLALFLLYQYLLCLGMPPALCIDYPWRWSQAIPMNSALIKWLYLPDFFRAPNSTNLISDFLLLLCASQQWQVFAAERTEEWQRVAGTNTDHLEPLRGEPNPVPNFIHCRSYLDMLKVAIFRYLFWLVLVVVFITGATRISIFGLGYLLACFYLLLFGTTLLQKGTRSRLVLWDCLILYNVTVIISKNMLSLLSCVFVEQMQSGFCWVIQLFSLVCTVKGYYDPKEMMGRDQDCLLPVEEAGVIWDGVCFFFLLLQRRVFLSYYFLHVSVDLQATALQASRGFALYNAASLKSIEAHRKAEEKSLAQLKRQMKRIRAKQEKYRQGQAGRGRPQAVGPEDPVQQPVIHSGDYFLFESDSEEEEEALLEDPRPSAQSAFQMAYQAWVTNAQTVLRRRREQAQPQQERVHQEGAERTEEWQRVASTNTGGDPSLGEPVEALEDEVAGRGHVMQRVLGTVQFLWVLGQATVDGLTRWLCAFTRHHRTMSDVLRAERYLLTQELLRGGEVHRSVLDQLYVSAAETTLPGPPEARDGPSTVSSGLGAEEPLSSLTDDTSSPLSTGYSTRSGSEETATDSRDQASLQGSQELLANARTRTRTASELLLDRCLHIPELEQAESFAAEQGRTLRLLQAVCQCVAAHSELLCYFIIILNHMVTASAASLVLPVLIFLWAMLSIPRPSKRFWMTAIIFTEVTVVTKYLFQFGFFPWNSHMVLRRYENKPYFPPRILGLEKTDSYTKCDLLQLMVLFFHRSQLLCYGLWDHEEDQFSKEQSRSSGKDQGAEAGPEVLLGAQAEAGAEHQAELGVAGATTKDDIQVEARAVPEDGAPEPQVDFRPQDTRRISLRFRRRKERPGPAGAAATEAVDGEEEEEAAGKKGPSRSQERMKAAARWLQSFCLSLAQSIYQPLQRFFHDILHTKYRAATDVYVLMFLADVVDFIIIIFGFWAFGKHSAATDITSSLSDDQVPEAFLVMLLIHFSTMVVDRALYLRKTVLGKLAFQVVLVLAIHLWMFFILPAVTERMFSQNAVAQLWYFVKCIYFALSAYQIRCGYPTRILGNFLTKKYNHLNLFLFQGFRLVPFLVELRAVMDWVWTDTTLSLSNWMCVEDIYANIFIIKCSRETEKKYPQPKGQRKKKIVKYGMGGLIIVFLIAIIWFPLLFMSLVRSVVGVVNQPIDVTVTLKLGGYEPLFTMSAQQPSIVPFTPEAYEELSRQFDTHPLAMQFISQYSPEDIVTAHIEGSSGALWRISPPSRAQMKRELYNGTADITLRFTWNFQRDLAKGGKVEYTNEKHTLELAPDSSARRQLARLLEGTSDQSVVIPHLFPKYIRAPNGPEANPVKQLQPNEEADYLGVRIQLRREQVGTGAAGFLEWWVVELQDCHMDCNLLPMVIFSDKVSPPSLGFLAGYGIVGLYVSIVLVIGKFVRGFFSEASHSIMFEELPFVDRILKLCQDIFLVRETRELELEEELYAKLIFLYRSPETMIKWTREKE, from the exons CTGCCCTGCTGCGCATCAGCGCCCTCTCCCTGGTCTACCTGCTGGTCCTGCTGCTGCTACCCTGGCTCCCAGGCCCCTCGCGGCACAGCGTCCCAG GTCACCCGGGTCGCCTCCTCCGCGCCCTGCTGTCACTCAGCCTCCTCTTCCTGGTGGCCCACCTGGTCTTCCAGATATGCCTGCACACCATGCCACACCTGGACCAGCTTCTGGGGTCAAACT GCAGCTTCTGGGAGACCGTCTCTCAACACATCGGAGTCACGAG GCTGGACCTGAAGGACATTCCCAACACCACCCGGATGGTGGCCCCCGACCTGGGTGTCCTGGTGGTCTCTTCCATCTGCCTCGGCCTTGGCAGGCGCCTCACGAGAAGAGCCCAGCAGAGCCAGTGTGCCCAGGAGTCG GATGATGAAGGGGACATGGATGTGGACACTGGACCCCCAGCCTGGCCACAGGGAGCCCCGGCGCTGGCCCCCGGGCACAGGTCGCGCCTGGCCGCCCGGCTCCGGGTCACTGCCCACTGGCTGCTGGTGGCCGCGGGACGGACACTGGCCATCGTGCTGCTCGCGCTGGCAG gCATCGCCCACCCCTCGGCCTTCTCTAGCGTCTATTTGCTGGTCTTCCTGGCCATCTGCACCTGGTGGGCCTGCCACCTTCCCCTGAGCCCCCTGGGCTTCAGCACACTCTGCGTCATGGTGAGCTGCTTTGGTGCCGGCCATCTCATCTGCCTCTACTGCTATCAGACACCCTTGGTCCAAGCCGTGCTCCCCCCAGCCAGCATCTGGGCCAG GGTGTTTGGTCTTAAGGATTTTGTGGGCCCCATCAACTGCTCCTGCCCCAACGCACTGGTGCTCAACACCAGCCACGACTGGCCCATCTACGTGAGCCCGGGcatcctgctgctgctgcacTACACGGTCACTTCTCTCCCAAAGCTCCACAAGTATCGCCCCTCGGACCAG AGGAAGGAAGTGGCCGGGCAGGACGAGGAGCAGGAGCTGGAACTGGATCAGTTGGAGCAAGGGCCACAGGGCCAGGCCGGGGCTGCTGCGCAGGACAGGGAAGCCACGCAG CGTATGATGCCTTCCCCCCCGGGGCCTGACACTGAGACTGACAACTGGATCGTGCATGACCTGACAAGCCACAGCCCTGTCCAGCACCGTCCCT TGCATCCCAGGCTGGCAGAGCTGAGAGAGGCCTCTCCACTGCACGGCCTGGGCCACCTCGTCATGGCCCAGAGCTACGTTTGTGCCCTCATTGCTATGATG GTGTGGAGCATCACCTACCACAGCTGGCTGACCTTCGTGCTGCTGCTGTGGGCCTGCCTCATCTGGACGGTGCGCAGCCGCCATCAGCTGGCCATGCTGTGCTCACCCTGCATCCTGCTGTACGGGCTGGCGCTGTGCTGCCTGCGCTACGTGTGGGCCCTGGACCTGCGCCCCGAGCTGCCCACCACCCTGGGCCCCGTCAGCCTGCGCCAGCTGGGGCTGCAGCACACCCGCTACCCCTGCCTGGACCTGGGCGCCATG CTGCTCTACACCCTGACCTTCTGGCTGCTGGTGCGGCAGTTCGTGAAGGAGAAGCTGCTGAAGAAGGCCCAGCTGCCTGCCGTGCTGCTGCAGGTCGCCGTGGCGGACACAG AGCCCACGCAGACCCAGACGCTGCTGCGGAGCCTGGGGGAGCTGGTCACGGGCGTGTACGCCAAGTACTGGATCTACGTGTGTGCGGGCATGTTCGTGGTGGTCAGCTTCGCCGGCCGGCTGGTGGTCTACAAGATCGTGTACATGTTCCTCTTCCTGCTCTGCCTCACACTCTTCCAG GTGTACTACAGCCTGTGGCGCAGGCTGCTCAAGGTGTTCTGGTGGCTCGTGGTGGCCTACACCATGCTGGTGCTCATCGCCGTGTACACCTTCCAGTTCCAGGACTTCCCCGCCTACTGGCGCAACCTCACCGGCTTCACGGACGAGCA GCTGGGGGACCTGGGCCTGGAGCAGTTCAGCGTGTCCGAGCTCTTCTCCAGCATCTTCATCCCGGGCTTCTTCCTGCTGGCCTGCATCCTGCAGCTGCACTACTTCCACCGGCCCTTCATGCAGCTCACCGACCTGGAGCACGTGCCCCCCGTCGGCCCTCACCGCCCACGCAGGGCCCACAG GCAGGACATGGCCAGCGAGGCCCCTCTgctgcaggaggaggaagaggtccCCAGGGACAGGGGGCTGAATGTGGACAGCCCCTGCCAGGCCACACAGGTCCCTGAAG GCACAGCCAGCAAGTGGGGCCTGGTGGCCGAGCGGCTGCTGGACCTGGCCGCTGGCTTCTCGGAGGTCCTCTCCCGCGTGCAGGTGTTCGTGCGACGACTGCTGGAACTGCACATCTTCAAGCTGGTGGCCCTGTACACCGTCTGGGTGGCCCTGAAGGAG GTGTCGGTGATGAACCTGCTCCTGGTGGTGCTGTGGGCCTTCGCCCTGCCCTACCCACGCTTCCGGCCCATGGCCTCCTGCCTGTCCACCGTGTGGAGCTGCATCATCATCGTGTGCAAGATGCTGTACCAGCTCAAGGTTGTCAACCCCCAGGAGTACTCCAGCAACTGCTCCGAG CCCCTCCCGAACAGCACCAACCTGCAGCGGACAGAGATCAACCAGTCCCTGCTGTACCGCGCTCCCGTCGACCCTGCCAACTGGTTTGGGGTGCGGAAGGGCTTCCCCAACCTGGGCTACATCCAG AGCCACCTGCAGATCCTGCTGCTGCTGGTGTTCGAGGCCATGGTGTACCGCCGGCAGGAGCACTACCGCCGGCAGCACCAGCTTGCCCCGCTGCCCGCCCAGGCTGTGTGTGCTGACGGCACCCGCCAGCGGCTCGACCAGGGCCTGCTCAGCTGTCTCAAGTACTTCGTCAACTTCTTCTTCTACAAGTTTGGGCTGGAG ATTTGCTTCATGATGGCCGTGAACGTGATTGGGCAGCGCATGAACTTCATGGTCATCTTGCATGGCTGCTGGCTGGTGACCATTCTCACTCGCCGGCGTCGTGAGGCCATCGCCCGCCTCTGGCCCAGCTACTGCCTCTTCCTGGCGCTCTTCCTGCTGTACCAGTACCTGCTGTGCCTGGGCATGCCCCCTGCCCTGTGCATCG ACTACCCGTGGCGCTGGAGCCAGGCCATCCCCATGAACTCCGCTCTCATCAAGTGGCTGTACCTGCCCGACTTCTTCAGGGCCCCCAACTCCACCAACCTCATCA GTGACTTCCTCCTGCTGCTCTGCGCCTCCCAGCAGTGGCAGGTGTTTGCAGCTGAGCGCACTGAGGAGTGGCAGCGCGTGGCCGGCACCAACACTGACCACCTGGAGCCACTGCGGGGGGAACCCAACCCTGTGCCCAACTTCATCCACTGCAG GTCCTACCTGGACATGCTGAAGGTGGCCATCTTCCGCTACCTGTTCtggctggtgctggtggtggtgtTCATCACGGGGGCCACGCGCATCAGCATCTTCGGGCTGGGCTACCTGCTGGCCTGCTTCTACTTGCTGCTCTTTGGCACCACCCTGCTGCAGAAGGGCACGCGGTCCCGCCTCGTACTGTGGGACTGCCTCATCCTCTACAACGTCACAGTCATCATCTCCAAGAACATGCTGTCG ctcctgtcCTGCGTCTTCGTGGAGCAGATGCAGAGCGGCTTCTGCTGGGTCATCCAGCTCTTCAGCCTCGTGTGCACCGTCAAAGGCTACTATGACC CCAAGGAGATGATGGGCAGGGACCAGGACTGCCTGCTGCCCGTGGAGGAGGCCGGTGTCATCTGGGACGGCGTCTGCTTCTTCTTCCTGTTGCTGCAGCGCCGCGTCTTCCTCAGCTACTACTTCCTGCACGTCAGTGTGGACCTGCAGGCCACCGCCCTGCAGGCCTCCAG GGGCTTCGCCCTCTACAATGCAGCCAGCCTCAAGAGCATCGAGGCCCACCGCAAGGCGGAGGAGAAGTCCTTGGCCCAGCTGAAGAGACA GATGAAGCGGATCCGTGCCAAGCAGGAAAAGTACAGGCAAGGCCAGGCAGGCCGTGGCCGCCCGCAGGCCGTGGGCCCTGAGGACCCTGTCCAGCAGCCAG TCATCCACTCTGGGGACTACTTCCTGTTTGAGTCTGAcagtgaggaggaagaggaagcccTGCTGGAGGACCCCAGGCCATCAGCACAGAGCGCCTTCCAG ATGGCGTACCAGGCCTGGGTGACCAACGCCCAGACAGTGCTGAGGCGGCGGCGGGAGCAGGCGCAGCCGCAGCAGGAGCGGGTGCACCAGGAAGGTGCTGAGCGCACTGAGGAGTGGCAGCGTGTGGCCAGCACCAACACTG GAGGTGACCCGAGCCTGGGGGAGCCCGTGGAAGCCCTCGAGGATGAGGTGGCAG gccgAGGCCACGTCATGCAGCGCGTGCTGGGCACCGTGCAGTTCTTGTGGGTGCTTGGCCAGGCTACGGTGGACGGGCTGACCCGCTGGCTGTGTGCTTTCACCAGGCACCACCGCACCATGAGCGACGTGCTGCGGGCAGAGCGCTACCTGCTAACACAGGAGCTCCTGCGG GGTGGAGAGGTGCACCGGAGCGTACTGGACCAGCTGTATGTGAGTGCAGCTGAGACCACACTGCCAGGCCCCCCAGAGGCCCGTGATGGACCCAGCACAGTGTCCAG TGGGCTGGGCGCTGAGGAGCCCCTGAGCAGCCTAACAGATGACACCAGCAGCCCCCTGAGCACCGGCTACAGCACCCGCAGTGGCAGTGAGGAGACTGCCACCGACTCCCGGGACCAGGCTTCCctgcagggctcccaggagctTTTGGCCAACGCCCGCACGCGGACGCGCACAGCCAGCGAGCTGCTCCTGgacag GTGCCTGCACATCCCCGAGCTGGAGCAGGCCGAGAGCTTTGCGGCAGAGCAGGGCCGGACGCTGCGGCTGCTGCAGGCCGTGTGCCAGTGCGTGGCCGCACATTCGGAGCTGCTCTGCTACTTCATCATCATCCTCAACCACATGGTCACCGCCTCGGCTGCCTCCCTGGTGCTGCCCGTGCTCATCTTCCTGTGGGCCATGCTGTCCATCCCCAGGCCCAGCAAGCGCTTCTGGATGACAGCCATCATCTTCACGGAG GTCACGGTGGTCACCAAGTACCTGTTCCAGTTTGGCTTCTTCCCCTGGAACAGCCACATGGTGCTGAGGCGCTACGAGAACAAGCCCTACTTCCCCCCGCGCATCCTGGGCCTGGAGAAGACGGACAGCTACACCAAGTGCGACCTGCTGCAGCTCATGGTGCTCTTCTTCCACCGCTCCCAGCTGCTG TGCTACGGCCTCTGGGACCATGAAGAGGACCAGTTCTCCAAGGAGCAGAGCAGGAGCAGTGGGAAGGATCAGGGGGCTGAGGCGGGGCCAGAGGTCCTACTGGGAGCCCAGGCAGAGGCAGGCGCCGAGCACCAGGCAGAGCTGGGGGTGGCAGGAGCCACGACCAAGGACGACATCCAGGTAGAAGCGAGGGCTGTTCCTGAGGATGGGGCTCCAGAGCCCCAGGTGGACTTCAGGCCTCAGGACACAAGACGAATCAGCCTGCGTttcaggaggaggaaggagaggcctGGACCCGCAGGAGCGGCAGCCACGG AAGCTGTGgatggggaagaggaggaagaggcggCGGGAAAGAAGGGGCCGAGCCGTTCTCAAGAACGGATGAAGGCAGCCGCACGCTGGCTGCAGAGCTTCTGCCTGTCCCT GGCACAGAGCATATACCAGCCCCTGCAGCGCTTCTTCCATGACATCCTGCACACCAAGTACCGGGCGGCCACAGACGTCTATGTCCTCATGTTCCTGGCGGACGTTGTGgacttcatcatcatcatctttggCTTCTGGGCCTTTGGG AAGCACTCGGCTGCCACAGACATCACGTCCTCCCTGTCAGATGACCAGGTGCCCGAGGCCTTCCTGGTCATGCTGCTGATCCACTTCAGCACCATGGTGGTGGACCGTGCCCTCTACCTGCGCAAGACCGTGCTGGGCAAGCTGGCTTTCCAGGTGGTGCTGGTGCTCGCCATACACCTCTGGATGTTCTTCATCCTGCCAGCCGTCACCGAGAG GATGTTCAGCCAGAATGCTGTGGCCCAGCTGTGGTACTTCGTGAAGTGCATCTACTTTGCCCTGTCCGCCTACCAGATCCGCTGCGGCTACCCCACCCGCATCCTGGGCAACTTCCTCACCAAGAAGTACAACCACCTGAACCTCTTCCTGTTTCAGGG GTTCCGGCTGGTGCCATTCCTGGTGGAGCTACGGGCAGTCATGGACTGGGTGTGGACAGACACCACCCTGTCCCTGTCAAATTGGATGTGTGTGGAGGACATTTACGCCAACATCTTCATCATCAAGTGTAGTCGAGAGACAGAGAAG AAATACCCCCAGCCCAAggggcagaggaagaagaagatcGTCAAGTACGGCATGGGCGGCCTCATCATCGTCTTCCTCATCGCCATCATCTGGTTCCCACTGCTCTTCATGTCACTGGTGCGCTCCGTGGTCGGCGTTGTCAACCAGCCCATCGATGTCACCGTCACTCTCAAGCTGGGCGGCTATGAG CCCCTGTTCACCATGAGTGCCCAGCAGCCGTCCATCGTGCCCTTTACACCTGAAGCTTATGAGGAACTGTCCCGGCAGTTTGACACCCACCCG CTGGCCATGCAGTTCATTAGCCAGTACAGTCCCGAGGACATCGTCACAGCTCACATCGAGGGCAGCTCTGGGGCCCTGTGGCGCATCAGCCCCCCAAGTCGGGCTCAAATGAAGCGAGAACTGTACAACGGCACTGCCGACATCACCCTGCGCTTTACTTGGAACTTCCAGAG